One Malania oleifera isolate guangnan ecotype guangnan chromosome 10, ASM2987363v1, whole genome shotgun sequence genomic region harbors:
- the LOC131166925 gene encoding uncharacterized protein LOC131166925, translating into MIRRITTHANSKLLTSSIDTMNHQFLQRCSVSGTAKGKAKIKTGQPLKRSKLTTKKGTADSAPKGPARRSEMEQLIDECINAPTPLRHLTAKQRAREAEREKLGLISKDRQREIDMLKKRAKKGGEEPPVIMGTPGLDYITLGLVDAEKIPQYELTVEDGRRLAKEYSRVLMRRHRVRQAAESTLLRLKKEAIEALPEHLKAAALVPDLTPFPANRFMATLTPPIEGYIDKVKEAAKRSSAKEKIR; encoded by the coding sequence ATGATCCGAAGAATCACTACTCATGCAAATTCTAAACTTTTGACATCTTCCATTGACACAATGAACCACCAATTTTTGCAACGATGCTCCGTGAGTGGAACTGCAAAAGGAAAAGCAAAGATAAAGACTGGACAGCCATTGAAGAGATCAAAGCTGACTACAAAGAAAGGCACTGCAGATTCTGCTCCAAAAGGTCCTGCTCGTAGGAGTGAAATGGAGCAATTGATTGATGAATGCATAAACGCTCCAACACCTCTTAGGCACTTAACGGCCAAACAGAGAGCACGAGAAGCTGAGCGTGAAAAGCTAGGGCTTATTAGCAAAGACCGCCAGCGTGAAATTGATATGCTGAAAAAAAGGGCAAAGAAAGGCGGAGAGGAACCGCCAGTTATAATGGGAACTCCTGGGTTGGATTATATCACACTGGGTTTGGTTGATGCTGAAAAAATTCCACAGTATGAACTGACGGTTGAGGACGGGCGGCGGTTAGCAAAGGAGTACAGTAGAGTGTTGATGAGGCGGCACCGGGTGAGGCAGGCAGCAGAATCAACATTGTTGCGGTTGAAGAAAGAGGCGATTGAGGCATTGCCGGAGCATTTGAAAGCAGCAGCACTTGTCCCAGATTTGACACCATTTCCAGCAAATCGATTCATGGCAACGTTGACGCCACCAATAGAAGGGTATATTGATAAGGTCAAGGAGGCAGCAAAGAGAAGCTCTGCGAAGGAGAAGATTAGATGA